A stretch of DNA from Juglans microcarpa x Juglans regia isolate MS1-56 chromosome 5D, Jm3101_v1.0, whole genome shotgun sequence:
GCAGATGTACCATGAGTTGCGTGGCCTATGGATAAGTATGAAGAGATGGCCAAGAAGATGGCGCATCATCCTCTATCGACTAGCTACTCACTAGCACCAACTTATCGTACAACATGGAGGTGATGGCGGCACCTTTCCTGCCCAAATTCAAAATCCCTCAAATAGAGATGTATGACTGGTCCAAGGATCCCCTAAAAAACCTGGAAACTTTTACGGCCCACATGACCCTCCACTAGTTCCTAGGGGAGATAGCCTGCCCAGCCTTTCTCTTAACATTGAAAGGATTGGGCATTTGGCTTCATTAACGCAAAAGATACCCTAAGGGCCTTGACGACCCAAGGAAAACCGAATTAGAGCAAGCTGACAAAAGAGACAGTGGGTCCAGCCAGAAAAAGACTCTTGAGAAGTCGAAGAAGGTGCAGCAAGACGCTAAGCAAGGAAAGAACACATCGGCTAGGGCATAAGGCACTAGGTGTGCCCACACCAACCTAAGCGTACAAGAGGAGAGCAAGTCGATCTCGTGAGAAGTCGACCAGCGAGACCAAAGGGACCATCGCTTCTGCACGTACCACCAATCAGACCGACATCAAACCGAAGATTGCTACACTCTGAAGAAAAGAATGGAGGAGTTGGTACACTTGTCGCCCAACGTCCCATGAATGATTGTCGACCCTCTGACCAAGGAGGTGGGCGCACGATGTCGGGTCGAAGTGAAAGCCCCAAGAAGCATAAAACCGAATATGAGGCACCTCAAAGCCCTTCCCGCCGTGCCTCGGCAGCGGTAGTAGTCCCTTGGGAGATATACACACCATAGCGGGTGGGTATGCTGCAGTCCCACCTAATCTGGACGGAAGGCCCATGCCCGCAGAGCCTAGTACGAGGAAGTGTTCACAACAAAAAGGCCCCTAGCTAAACATCAGAAGCATTTAGAGAGTGCCATTATCACATTTGACAAGGAAGACGATAAAGGGGTGCTCCACCCTCACGACGACTTGCTAAAGGTGACCATGTTGGTCTCCAGCTTCACAACTTGGAGGATTTAGATAGACAACGGTAGCTCGGCCAACATCCTATTTTGGAATGTGTTCACTAAGATGGGGATCGATCCCAGTTGCCTACGCACTACCCCCATCCCACTAAAAGGTTTCACAGGAGATGTAGTTCGGCTAGTGGGAGCCATCACCTTGTTGGTCTTGGCTGGAAAGGCTCATTTCTTGGTCGTAAAGGCCCGTCATCGTATAACGCGATACTAGGGCATCCCACCCTAAAAAATCTAAAGGTGATAATGTCAAGTTATCATCTGAAGATGAAGTTTTCCATATAAGTGGGAGTCGGCAAGGAAGGCCAAGGGCAAAGATGTACGAGCACTCGAGGACTAGACTCACAACGTGGGATCCCCACTGCCGCCTAACTTAGTCAACCGTGATGAGGAGATTCGGGACAAGCAAACTCTCCTATAAGTAGATCCAAAAGAGCCCTTAGAGCTCGTCCCTATCAACCCGGGGAGACCCTAGCACACAGTAAGAATCAGGATCAGAATGGACGTTGGGATGAGGCGATCCATGAAGAAACTCCTAGCTGAGAATCAAGATATGTTCGCATGGAGTCCCGATGAGATGTTTGAGAATGATAACACTGTCATTGAACATCACCTCTGTGTGAACCCCAAAGCCAATAAAGTCCAACAAAAATGCAGAAGTTTTAACGAGGAGAAATACGCCACCATAGCCGAGAAAATTGACCGCCTTCTTGCTGCAGGGTTCATCTGAGAAGCGTATTACCTTGAGTGGCTATCCAATATGGTACTAGTAAAAAAAGCCGAGCGGCAAATAGAGAATGTGTGTCGACTTTACCGACCTAAACAAGGCAtgcccaaaagatagcttccTGCTGCCACACATCGACCTGATCGTTGACTCCACGGTGGGTCATCATTTACTGAGCTTCATGAATGCTTATTCAGGATACAACCAAATCCGAATGAATCCTGATGATAAGGAAAAGATAGCATTCATCATGAACCGGGGACTCTATTGTTATAGAGCCATGCCTTTCGGACTGAAGAAAGCAGGATCAACGTATCAATGACTAGTCAATTGGATGTTCAAAAATCAGATAGGCCGTAACATGGAggtttatgtggatgacctGTTGTGGTCAAGAGTAACGAGCCTGGATGCCACTTGGGCGACTTACGGTAAGCCTTCACAGTTCTACACTAGTAGATGAAGCTAAATTCGTTGAAGTGTGCTTTTGGAGTGGAATTGGGAAAGTTCTTGGGTTTTATGGTCTCATAGCAAGGGATTGAGGCCAACTCGAAGAAGATTGAAACCATAATGAATATGCTTCCACCGCAGAACATTAATAATGTACAGAAGTTGGCGGGACTGCTAGCCACCCTCAACTGATTTATCTCTTGGTCGAGATACAATTGCTTACCATTCTTCAAAGTCCTGAGGAAGGCACAAACCTAGAACGCCGAGTGATCAACCATTTGGTAGGAATACTTGGCTCATCCTTCGCTCCTCAGCCAGGAGAAGACTTGGCCGTGTCTTTGTTGGTGTCCCCACTGGCTATCTCATCAGTTTTGGTCCGAGAGACAGAAGGATATCAGGAGCCTATGCACTACACTAGCTGGGCATTTCGAGGAGTCGAGGCCAGATACCCATGGATGGACATGATGGCCTTCGCATTGGTGATCGCGGTGCAACAATTGAGGCCTTACTTCCAGGGTTTGGAAGTTTGACATCCTGTCAAACTCACTTTGTCTCTCAAGAAGGTCTTGCAACGGTCGGATGCCTTAGGCTACCTGATGAATTGGGCCGTTGTGCAGAGCGAGTTTGACATAGATTATCTTCCTCATACCGCGGTAAAGGGGCATGTATTGGCTGATTTCGTAGTTGAATTCATGGGAAGAAATTCCTATCGCACCCACGAGAAAACTATGACAGGTCTTCGTAGATGACTCGTCCTGCCAGGTTGAAAGGGGAGTAGGGGTGCACATCACCACAGATTCTAAAGAAGAGCACAGCTACGCAATCAAGCTTGCCTTCAAAACCACCAACAACAAAGTCGAGTACGAAGCACTATTGGCCAGAGTGTTAGTAGCCGAGATGTTGGGTGCAGCGGAGATTGAGGTCAAGGTCGACTCCTAGGTGATCGTCAACCAAGTATTGGGAGGATTCGCTAGAAAGGACGAGAACTTAAAAGAGTATCTACAATTGGTGTGGGAGAAACGTGACTCCTTTCGTTACTTTCGCGTTCAACAAGTATCGAGGGAAGAAAACTAGAGGGCTGAAAAGTTAGCACGAACTGCGTTAGCACAAGAAGACTCACCCCTGCCAGAACACACGGTTGCGTGAACAATAGAGGTCCCCGCTATAAGGGCCGAGGTCTTGATGGTACTACCGGGGTTGCTAGAATGGCGTTTGATGTGATAAAGTACCTTGACGCCAACAAGGtaccaaatgaaaaatgagaagcTTGGAAGGTTAGGAATAGGATGGCACACTTCACCTTGATAGACAGGGTCCTATACAGGTGAGGCTTCTCGTGTCTCACTAGAAAAAGCCTAGTATATATTGGTCAAGATACACAAGGAAATTTGCGAGAATCACCCCGGAGGCAAAGCATTGGAAGGAAAGGTAAGAGGGTCAGATACTATTGGCCACTCACCCTAAAAAATGCGGAGAAGTTTGTCAAGAAGTGCTAAAAGTGTCAGATGCATGCACTAGTACCACATTGCCTGCTAGAAAAGCTGACGTTAATCATGGCTCTGTGGTCGTTTGTACAATGAGAAGTGGACTTGGTTGGACCCCTACCTGCAAGCAAGGGGTGTAAGGTTTATGGTCATCGCCGTGGACTATTTCACCAAGTGGGTGGAAGCGGAAGCCCTGGCAACCATAACTGCCAGTGCCATCACAAGATTCTTATGGAAAGCCATTGTCTACTGGTTTGGCGTCCCGTGGAGCATTATCTTTGATAACGGACAATAGTTCAATTCCTACCATTACCGCAACTGGTGCGCAAAATAGGACGCAAAAAAAGTCGAGTCTCTGGACTCGCCCGAGGCAAAGGCTGGGTCCAAGTCCCTTGATTTCCCGGCCCTCGTGCAACAAAGCCGAGTCTCTGGACTCGTCGCGAAGAAATGGCTGGGTCCAAGTCCCTTGACTTCTTGGCCCTTAAGCAACGAAGTTGAGTCTCTGCACTCGCTGCAAAGCAATGGCCGGATCCAAGTCCATTGACTTATCGGCCTTCACGCAACAAAGCTAAGTCTCTGGACTCGCCGTTAAGTAAAGGCCAGGTCCAAGTCCTTTGACTTCCTGACCCTTAGGCAACAAAGCCGAGTCTTTGGATTGGCCACGAAGCAATGGCTAGGTCCAAGTCCCTCGACTTCTTGGCTCTTGTGAAACAAAGCCAAGTCTCTGGACTCGATGCAAAGTAATGGCCGACTCCAAGTCCCTTGACTTCCCAGCCCATCATACAAGCAAAGCTGAGTCTCTTGACTCGCCGCAAACTAAGGACCGTGATAATAGCTAAATCCAAATCAAGAGTAAAGTGGGAGGAACATAAAGGGAGAGAGACGGCGAAGGATGAACAAAGTCAATAgcattttgcataaaataatacttacaaacagagaaaaagaagagtacAAGCAAACTATGAAAACATGTAAAAACGAAAGTATTCAAAAGCTCAAGACCGTGTAGGGAAAAGCATCGGGCATTAAGTATTTGCCTAGAGAATTAGCGAAACAGAAGGCTCGTCAGTCAGCCTTGAGGGAAGCTAGGTTGAGAGTTCTCAAGTTGGCTTCCAGATTCTACAACAAATGGTCCCTTAACTTATCAAGACCCTCTTTGTAACGATAGCCCTAAGCCTAGTTGCATTTGTCTTTAACCTTTGTAATATGGGCCAACAGGCCCTTTAAAGACTTCCAGGCATCCTCCCAATTAGATTCTTAGGCTTGAATCTGCAGGTCGCGAGATCGTATTACGACATGAGCATAAGTCAACTCGGACTCAACAGTTGTATTGCATGCGTCTCAATTTTTCATGACCTCCTTCTTGCACGCCATTGACTTGGTTAGCTCTAGATACCTACTTTGCGTCTAGTTGTACGACCTCATGTCCTAGTTGTGCTGCTTGACCAGCCTTGCTTTCTTGCCCTTGAGCGCGTCAAACGAGCCCTTTAACTAAGGGTGGCAAATCGTGCTTTTGAGTCATATTTGTGTCGCgtcaagtcatgaacattcgACTATATAGGTCCACCCGAACCCAACCCTTTAGGCTAAATAGTCAAACTTCCAAACCATAACCCAACCCATTTAAATAACGGGTAGTGTCATGTCACCCGTTTTGACgagtttaataattaattagaaatatgttaacacgacatgactcatttaaacccgtttgtttcatgtaaataggTTGAATTAAAACGCATAAGttatttgacctgattaacataatttcacataaaagttaaaatctatatttattaataaccacaatatcttaaaaaatatatatcaatatttttcaaattttaacatagaataaaactaatattacaaaccatacaataacaaatataagcatAGGTCAAAAATTACAATTCCAACaattccaacaataaaaatataagtatatttagaaataccaatattacaacttaacaataataaaattttaattttaaataaattctaaacgggtTAAAATGGGTTGATTTTATGTTAAGCAGGTTGACCCGTTTataaattgtgttgtaacaggtcaacctgttttgactcGAACCCGTTAAGATCAAACCCAAGCCCGCTAATTTAGTATTGTGTTCATGTTGGATTCATGAGATATGTCACATACCACCACTGCTACTCTTAACTTAGTCAGCTCCTCCTCTCGTTTCTCCATAAAGTCCTTAAACCAGGCCCGCTCTTCTTCCAGGAGCTTGGCTTCCAACTGGCTATGGCCAACCTTGTCATGAGCCTTGGCCAGATCCTCCTTGAGGAAGTCCACCTCTTGTCGAAACTTCGCTAACTCTCACCTCTGGTGCTGATGGACTTGCAGTCCAACGATGTTCTCCACCACAACTTCCTTTTCCCGGACCACCTCTTCTGCCTCCTAGTTCACCTTACAGATTTCAAAGCAAACTAGGATGACAAGGGACCGAAGTGCCCAGACTTCCTCCTCGGGCTCCCCCTTCTCCTCCACGATCAGGGCGGTCAATTGGTCAGCTCCCTGAGGTACAAGCAAGTTTGAGAAGTAGACAAGAAAACAAGCAACGAATGAGAAAGGAGGAGACAAAGAATTACCGTTGAGAAGAAGCCTTTTAGTTTGTTGGTCTCACGTCTAATGGCCTTGGCCCTTGCCTTGTCAAAGCCTGGGTCGGTCACTCAAAGAAGGGTCTCACCGGTGCGCGAGGAAGGTCCGACCCCCTTAGTTGCCAGAGATGATCGGTGGAAGGCGGGGTGGGTGCTCGAGTGGAACTGACATTCTCGGAAGCCTCTGCCTCGGCCTGCCCCCACCCATGAAAGGCTCCAATACCGGCCGAACCTTAGGTGCTCCTAGGTGTGCACCAGTGGCGGGAGTTTCATGACTCTTGCATGGCCTCGTGCTCTGGCGGGGTGTGTTGGCAGACATGTGGCTCTGGCACGGCTGCCACTGTGGTGCCCGAGCTTACCACCAGCTCAGCCACAGTGGCCTGCCCCTCTCCTGAGACCTCAACATTATCCACAAAAGGCACGGTGAAGGTGGGCTCCTCCAAGGTCGAAAACGAAGGAATCTCAGGCTTGAAAGTTGGGCTGAAAGGTGATGAAGGTATGAAAACCAAGTCATCACTGAGATCTACTACCAATGGGTTGCTCAGGCCGTCACTGCCATGACCTAGATCCTCAGTTGCCACGACAAAAGTCGCAGACACTGAATTTACACCCACAGCCTGAGGCTTGGCAATGGGTGATAGTGTCACGTTCAGGGCATCCTCAAATCCCTCGGGGTGGGTTCAAGGAAGGTTGCGAAATAGGCCAAGTTCCCCACCAAGATCTTAGTCAGTTAGTGGGGTAATACTTGAGATTGCAGTCGGTGGTGATGTGGGTGTGCTACTAGTCAACGAGATCCCCATGCCCATCTGGCCAGAGCCTTTACGACGAGAAGGCACTCCTCGACCCGGGTCTTGCTGGTGCCAGCTCCCGAAGCCCCACTAAGGGCCCTGCGCTTGACGCAGGGTTTCCTTCCATTACCATCGGCCGCTGAAGGGTTGGGCAACCTATTCTAGCCCTGAGGGGCGGAAGATTCCCTAAAAAAGCGCCAACCTAAGACATAAGAGCGATGTAGTGTAGTAGTGTACCGAGTAATATTAGCGTCCATCAGCAGGACGTCCATCCAAATGTCATCAAGATGCCTTTTGATCTAGGCATTAACGGTTGCCAACTAAGCCTCCTCTTGCTCGGATAAGGTGATGAAGATATCTTTGTTGTTTGGGACGACTCCCCAGACGACAAGGATTGAAAATTCCTGGTGGATGGCTTCACCCTTGGGAAATTCCCAACCCTGGCCGGACACAAAGAAGAAATGTTTAGACCAATCTTTGATGTGAGAAAAGCATGTCTTCAAACGGGCGACCAAATTCTAGCCTCACACCCGAAAACTACATAAGTTGCCCTCGAGCCATAACACTCCGTGCGTGTAAAGAAACTCCCTATCTATCAGGTCGGGATACTCCTCTTCCCTAACCTCCAACACCATGCGATAGACCACGCAACATGAGACTAGGATCTGCCAAGCGTTCAGGTGGAGCTAAGCAGGGCCAGTCGAAGATAATCCATAACATCGTGCACGAACCAACAAAAGGGCAATCGCAAcccatttacaaacatgaaggGAAATAAGGCCACCCTCTCTGCAAAGCCTTCCGAGTCTACGACCTTAGAGAGAGGCTCAGGAACCTCCAAAACCACAGAATCTAGGATGTCATAGGACCCCTTTAATGAACGAAGGTTCACAAGAGAGGATGTAGAGAACCAGTGATACCCCGTGTAGTATAATGAGCTCCCATGAACCTCAGGATGAGTAGAGCCCTCGGCTTTTCCAAAAGGGCCTTCAGGGTGGATAGAGCGAGACTACTTGAGCCCAGAGCGTGTGGCGTTCTTAGGAGGCATCAACGTGTTAAAGATGAATGAAGAAGGTGATTGGAACGTTAGACGACAAAAGGAGGGAATGATAGAGAGGTTGGAAGGGCCCAAATGAGTGAGAAAACTCGAAAAGGAAGTAGAAGGAAAGTAAAAATGATAAGGTAACTGGGGTTTAAATAGGGGCTCATGACAAATGAACTGCCCAATGCTTGGAGTAGATAGGAACCATCAGAAAGGAAATGTCGAAAATGAATTCCAAGATCCTCGCTACACACAGGATGGGAGGATAAACCGTCACACGAAACTCCAGACACAAGAGAGGGGAACTCGCACGCGTGACGGATGTGAACCAATCCGTCACAAGCAACTTGGGTCTAGTAGTTATTTGATGCCCCACACGCAAGGAGGACTACTGATATGTGCCGCAGATATGGCCCACGATATCGCTTGGATAACGTATGTAAAGCACAAcaggaaaattttaaattccCATCGCACGTGTTTGGTGGGAATTTGCCAGGTAATTGGGAGGAATTTTTTACCCCTGTTGGAATtagtattttgaaaaattaacatTAGATGAAAgagtttaattataaaatttaattagtattaGACGAaagagtttaattttaaaacttacatactcattaattaaattaaaaaaaaaaaaattgaatttgcaATGGGGATTAACCCTTTCGAAAATACGTTTCATAAACCATTCTGAAAATTCCCATTTTCCCTTTCAGTGCAGGCGAGGGTCGTTTTGAGAGCACAAAGCCTGTTATAGATAATTTGATAAATCGTTGattcgtcgtcgtcgtcgtctcCCAAGAGAAAAGCCCCATTTAAAGAGTTGTAAGCCCTCAGAAGTCGCTCGCCACAACGCCATGATTGTCGGTAAGGAGATGTATCCCTCGCAGGAGGACTTGCTCTACGAAGAGGAGGTTCTCCGCAACCCATTCAGCCTTAAGCTCTGGTGGCGCTACCTCATCGCGCGTTCCGATGCCCCCTTCAAGAAGCGATTCGTCATCTACGAACGAGCCCTCAAGGCTCTTCCTGGTAGCTACAAGCTCTGGTACGCCTATCTTCGCGAACGTCTCGACCTCGTTCGCAACATCCCAgtcactcactctctcttccAAGCCCTAAACAACACTTTCGAACGCGCCCTTGTCACCATGCACAAATTGCCGCGCATTTGGATTATGTACCTCCAAACCCTCACCGACCAGAAATTGCTCGCCCGAACTCGCCACACCTTCGACAGAGCACTCTGCGCCCTCCCGGTTACCCAGCACGATCGCATTTGGGAACCCTACCTCGTGTTTGTGAGCCAAAAGGGTGTCCCTATAGAGACCTCTCTTAGGGTTTATCGCAGGTACTTGAAATACGACCCTACTCATATTGAAGATTTCATTGAATTTTTGGTTAATTCGAGTCTTTGGCAAGAGGCAGCGGAGCGGTTAGCTTCAGTTTTGAACGACGATGAGTTTTATTCTATTAAGGGAAAGACCAAACATAGGCTGTGGTTGGAGTTGTGTGATTTGCTTACTAGGCATGCCACTGAAGTCTCTGGGTTGAATGTGGATGCCATAATTAGGGGTGGGATTAGGAAGTTCACCGATGAGGTTGGGCGGTTGTGGACCTCGCTTGCTGAGTATTATATTAGGAGGAATTTGCACGAAAAGGCTAGGGATATATTTGAGGAGGGTATCATGACCGTGGTTACTGTGAGGGATTTTAGTGTGATTTTCGATTCGTACTCGCAGTTTGAAGAGAGTATGCTTGCTCATAAGATGGAAAGTGTGAGTTCAagtgatgaggaggaggagggtgaagaagaaaatgatgttgatgatgatgaagatgttcgGTTGGATTTGAACTTATCAGTGGCCAAACTTGAGAAGAAGATACTTAATGGGTTCTGGTTACATGATGCCAAGGATATAGATTTAAGGATTGCCCGATTAGAGGATCTCATTAATAGACGACCAGAATTGGCTAATAGTGTTCTGTTACGCCAAAATCCTCATAATGTGGAACAGTGGCACCGAAGGGTGAAGCTGTTTGAGGGTAATCCCACGAAGCAAATATTGACTTACACTGAGGCAGTGAGGACGGTTGACCCTAATAAAGCCGTGGGAAAGCCTCATACGTTGTGGGTTAATTTTGCCCGGCTTTATGAGAACCACAAAGATATTGACAATGCTAGAGTTATATTTGACAAGGCTGTGCAAGTGAACTACAAGACCGTGGATCATTTGGCTACTTTGTATTGTGAATGGGCTGAAATGGAACTGAGGCATAAGAATTTCAAAGGAGCACTTGACTTGATGAGGCGGGCTACAGCAGAGCCCTCAGTAGAGGTTAAACGAAGAGGTAATCCTAACCTTTTTTCTCATGCATTAatcattatagttttaaaaGTCTCAGATAATGTAGACCATACACAATTAATATTTCACTAAGTGATCAATAGATATAATGAGTCTAAGGGAAGCTTATAATCCATATATGAGCTtgtactccaaaagaactagtcaatgttCTAGATGGAGGCTTTTGGAATCTTTATAACTTCCAAGAACTTCTTCCTTGTAGGCAATGTTGGACTCCTCTTATCACCCTCTTGTACTAAATGCAGGGTGTTATCTCCCCACctcaacccctaggggttggctttAAGGGTGGCAAATCGTGTTCGCAggtcgtgtcaagtcatgaacattcgATAGTATGAGTCAACCTAAACATGACCTGTTAAGCTAAACAGAGCAAACCTTCAAATCCTAACATGATCCATTTAAATAACAGGTTGACAACTTGACACAACATGACCTATTTTGACCtgttattaattattagaaATGGGTCAATGCGACACGACCTATTTCAACCCGTTTGATCTAAATGGGCTGAACTGACCCGCATAATCTATTTGAtcttattaacataatttcacataaaagttaaaatcacaatatctcccaaaaaaataagactaactactaatgaaaaatatcaatatttttcaaataacatataacgaaaccaatattacaaacccaacaataacaaatatgagcataggtccaaaattaaaatctcgACAATATCAAATACATGTataggtctaaaattataatccaaaggataaaaacataaacatattgtaataattttaatgttatagtcccaataataataaacacaaatcTAAACATTTATAACTTGAAGAAGTAATTGAAGTGTTCTTTTTGCTCTTGTTGATATCCAACTCAAAAAATCTC
This window harbors:
- the LOC121264683 gene encoding pre-mRNA-splicing factor SYF1; this translates as MIVGKEMYPSQEDLLYEEEVLRNPFSLKLWWRYLIARSDAPFKKRFVIYERALKALPGSYKLWYAYLRERLDLVRNIPVTHSLFQALNNTFERALVTMHKLPRIWIMYLQTLTDQKLLARTRHTFDRALCALPVTQHDRIWEPYLVFVSQKGVPIETSLRVYRRYLKYDPTHIEDFIEFLVNSSLWQEAAERLASVLNDDEFYSIKGKTKHRLWLELCDLLTRHATEVSGLNVDAIIRGGIRKFTDEVGRLWTSLAEYYIRRNLHEKARDIFEEGIMTVVTVRDFSVIFDSYSQFEESMLAHKMESVSSSDEEEEGEEENDVDDDEDVRLDLNLSVAKLEKKILNGFWLHDAKDIDLRIARLEDLINRRPELANSVLLRQNPHNVEQWHRRVKLFEGNPTKQILTYTEAVRTVDPNKAVGKPHTLWVNFARLYENHKDIDNARVIFDKAVQVNYKTVDHLATLYCEWAEMELRHKNFKGALDLMRRATAEPSVEVKRRVAADGSEPVQIKLYKSLRLWTFYVDLEESLGTLESTRSVYERILDLRIATPQIILNYAFLLEEHKYFEDAFKVYERGVKIFKYPHVKDIWVTYLSKFVKRYGKTKLERARELFEHAVETAPADAVKPLYLQYAKLEEDYGLAKRAMKVYDQATKAVPNNEKLSMYEIYIARAAEIFGVPKTREIYEQAIESGLPDKDVKAMCLKYADLEKSLGEIDRSRGIFVFASQFADPRSDGDFWNKWHEFEVQHGNEDTFREMLRIKRSVSASYSQTHFILPEYMMQKDQRLNLDDARDKLKQAGVAEDEMAALERQLAPAASNAKDSSRKVGFVSAGVESQSDGGIKAPANHEDIELPEGSDSDEDEKVEIAQKDVPSAVFGGLVHKRDEAEKDGEDQNKDKDGDSRLGALERIKRQKRA